A genomic stretch from Candidatus Fusobacterium pullicola includes:
- a CDS encoding PTS lactose/cellobiose transporter subunit IIA has translation MNNTEIIPEEILEKIMTGVAVAGTAKSLGKEAIVKANEGNFEEARNLFLEAKKQFVEVHDCHFDFIQKEASGERVDLCLLLIHMEDHIMTTSLFLDTLEDQINLIERIHKIEAKIF, from the coding sequence ATGAATAATACAGAAATAATACCAGAAGAAATTTTGGAAAAAATTATGACTGGAGTTGCTGTTGCTGGAACAGCAAAATCTCTAGGAAAAGAAGCTATTGTAAAGGCTAATGAAGGAAATTTTGAAGAAGCTAGAAATTTATTTCTTGAAGCAAAAAAACAATTTGTTGAAGTTCATGATTGTCATTTTGATTTTATTCAAAAAGAGGCTTCTGGAGAAAGAGTTGATCTTTGTTTACTTTTAATCCATATGGAAGATCATATTATGACAACTTCTTTATTCCTAGATACTCTTGAAGATCAAATAAATTTAATTGAAAGAATTCATAAAATAGAAGCAAAAATATTTTAA